A portion of the Toxoplasma gondii ME49 chromosome VIIb, whole genome shotgun sequence genome contains these proteins:
- the MIC7 gene encoding microneme protein MIC7 (encoded by transcript TGME49_261780~Predicted trans-membrane domain (TMHMM2.0):283-306), which translates to MGGWESKDACESGGTAFCGTVANSAGCIALSKEFYCTCLPGFQPEGRRMNSSCVDIDECARGIGLCFSKIENSECVNTPGSFECRCNEYRTLKNNVCEDINECLDNRGGCAEHTDCINNDGAAVTCRCLPGYTGNDGKPGRACKDINECEEPDHCPENSVCVNTPGSYRCECKTGFAKDAEGMCTGKDFCVTGENGCDPNFATCTPVVGSYACACKDGFQGSGRKGECKPLPGSEYKACELLGLHCGRYQGCASDNAGSYRCAALTKVQQVKVLLSEGPGTETPLWLWCCVALAAVIFVGAVVYGVRYFLKKWKKTNESEDDALLSGYGYDYGAAHSFRG; encoded by the exons ATGGGAGGCTGGGAGTCAAAAGATG CGTGTGAGTCGGGAGGGACAGCGTTTTGCGGGACAGTCGCAAATTCTGCTGGCTGCATTGCGCTCTCTAAAGAGTTCTACTGTACCTGCCTACCGGGTTTCCAGCCTGAGGGCCGGAGGATGAATTCGTCGTGCGTTG ATATCGACGAATGCGCCAGAGGAATAGGGCTGTGCTTCAGCAAAATCGAGAATTCCGAGTGTGTGAACACGCCAGGAAGCTTCGAGTGCAGATGTAATGAATACCGGACGTTGAAGAATAATGTTTGTGAAG ATATAAACGAGTGCTTGGACAACCGAGGAGGCTGCGCAGAACACACTGATTGCATCAACAACGACGGAGCGGCAGTAACCTGCAGGTGCTTACCGGGCTACACGGGGAATGACGGCAAACCTGGACGAGCGTGCAAGG ATATCAACGAATGTGAAGAACCGGATCACTGCCCCGAGAACTCGGTCTGCGTCAACACCCCTGGGTCCTACCGGTGCGAATGCAAGACGGGATTTGCAAAAGATGCTGAAGGGATGTGCACAGGCAAAGACTTTTGCGTCACAGGAGAGAACGGATGCGATCCCAACTTCGCCACATGTACTCCGGTTGTGGGCTCCTACGCCTGTGCGTGCAAGGATGGTTTTCAAGGCAGCGGCAGGAAGGGAGAATGCAAAC CGCTTCCTGGCTCCGAATACAAGGCCTGCGAGCTATTAGGGCTACACTGTGGGCGGTACCAAGGATGTGCATCAGACAACGCAGGAAGCTACAGATGCGCAGCACTGACTAAAGTGCAGCAGGTGAAAGTTCTTCTGTCCGAGGGACCTGGAACGGAAACTCCCCTTTGGCTGTGGTGCTGTGTCGCCCTAGCTGCCGTCATTTTTGTTGGCGCTGTTGTCTACGGTGTTC GTTATTTTCTGAAGaaatggaagaagacgaatgaGTCAGAAGATGACGCTCTATTGAGTG GATACGGGTATGACTACGGCGCGGCGCATTCGTTCAGAGGGTAG
- a CDS encoding hypothetical protein (encoded by transcript TGME49_261770): MHAISVRTEQLVTMNGGAGVAERPQRKKKNDFLSLREMKLAILKLKLKDVLKSQRYCFPPSSTAVPLRLFTATLVSENAVPIDLILLSSQSLYPRRRLNGRNKARSHKKSNSLQLHREQFLAFSRVHCFVLYEQSASTISFWIVLPKPHK; the protein is encoded by the coding sequence atgCACGCAATCAGTGTACGCACGGAACAGCTGGTGACGATGAATGGGGGGGCGGGGGTAGCAGAGCGGCCCCAgcgcaagaaaaaaaacgattTTTTGTCGCTTCGAGAAATGAAGCTTGCAATACTGAAGCTCAAGCTAAAGGATGTCCTGAAGTCACAGCGGTACTGTTTCCCTCCCTCCAGCACTGCTGTCCCTTTACGGCTGTTCACAGCCACTCTTGTCTCTGAAAACGCAGTCCCAATAGACTTGATTTTGTTATCTTCTCAATCTTTGTATCCGCGTAGGCGACTAAATGGCAGAAACAAAGCTAGATCCCATAAGAAGAGTAATTCACTGCAACTCCACCGAGAACAGTTTTtggccttctctcgcgtccacTGCTTTGTTTTATATGAGCAGTCGGCCTCTACCATCTCTTTCTGGATTGTCTTGCCAAAACCACACAAATAG
- a CDS encoding CDP-alcohol phosphatidyltransferase superfamily protein (encoded by transcript TGME49_261760~Predicted trans-membrane domain (TMHMM2.0):45-68:80-99:122-145:157-180:232-255:261-281:295-316:322-345), producing the protein MVFGHYIPPLGLKNLHSYKYSSGGYTPLDKVMNPWWEFVASLVPPTVHPNVLTVVGFLCAIGAAVLQLTYSPTLSEEAPRWVYLAVALFFFLYQTFDAIDGKHARRNGLSSPLGQLFDHGCDIMLTTPLTLVSIAVITAGTGVTQHAIAMWSSQALQFIYMWWELHFHVFYAATGFIGVTEAQMGVMGMALISGTVGSWVWKYNLLQLLPSPFQDVVGSVMNIFHTELNGLFLVQVALVACNVPALLYDIVMGIARAPKRRLAACQVAGFVGYMALQGALWHTCLEGPWEARTSPGLIYFTVTTSYSILLLRICLSATCRFPFKLVNAPAIPFFLAAAGIVTSPWCREHRYALLTLVSLWNVAYLTDFLYTSVSDVCSSLEISCFRVEACKRKDGVNGGKSANSGAGESAPKELKHRGKAAMMQKEANTEDENIPDVAVSSRESRRRGA; encoded by the exons ATGGTGTTTGGACACTACATTCCCCCTCTGGGGCTAAAAAATTTGCACAGCTACAAGTACTCGTCTGGAGGCTACACACCCTTGGACAAGGTCATGAACCCGTGGTGGGAATTTGTCGCTTCCCTCGTCCCCCCTACAGTCCACCCAAATGTCCTGACAGTTGTCGGCTTTCTCTGCGCCATCGGCGCGGCTGTGCTTCAGCTTACCTACTCACCGACGTTGTCGGAAGAAGCACCTCGGTGGGTCTATCTTGCAGTCgcccttttctttttcctttaCCAGACTTTTGACGCAATCGACGGAAAACACGCGCGACGAAACGGCCTCAGTTCCCCCCTGGGACAGCTCTTCGACCATGGATGCGACATCATGCTCACCACCCCCCTCACTCTTGTCAGCATCGCTGTCATTACAGCCGGGACAGGCGTCACACAACACGCGATAGCCATGTGGAGCTCACAGGCACTCCAGTTCATCTACATG TGGTGGGAACTGCACTTCCACGTGTTTTACGCGGCCACAGGCTTCATTGGTGTGACGGAGGCGCAAATGGGG GTCATGGGAATGGCGCTGATTTCCGGAACCGTCGGCTCGTGGGTGTGGAAATACAACCTCTTGCAGCTGCTTCCTTCCCCCTTCCA GGACGTTGTCGGTTCCGTCATGAACATATTCCACACAGAGCTGAATGGCCTTTTCCTGGTCCAGGTAGCTCTCGTTGCTTG CAATGTACCAGCTCTCCTGTACGATATCGTCATGGGGATTGCACGTGCTCCGAAACGACGCTTGGCTGCATGCCAGGTCGCGGGCTTCGTTGGCTACATGGCTCTTCAAGGGGCTCTGTGGCACACAT GTCTTGAGGGTCCTTGGGAAGCGCGGACGTCTCCGGGCCTCATCTACTTCACAGTGACAACCTCGTACAGTATTCTGCTGTTGCGAATCTGCCTCAGTGCGACTTGTCGCTTTCCATTTAAACTCGTTAATGCCCCCGCaattcctttcttcctcgctgccgCTGGCATCGTCACTTCCCCCTGGTGTCGCGAGCACCGCTACGCGCTTCTCACA TTGGTGAGCCTTTGGAACGTGGCCTATCTCACCGACTTCTTGTACACAAGCGTTTCCGATGTCTGCTCGTCTCTGGAAATTTCTTGCTTCCGGGTGGAGGCGTGCAAAAGGAAAGACGGCGTTAATGGTGGAAAGAGTGCGAACTCGGGGGCTGGCGAGAGTGCGCCTAAAGAGCTCAAGCATCGGGGCAAGGCCGCAATGATGCAAAAGGAAGCCAACACTGAAGACGAGAATATCCCCGATGTGGCTGTCTCTTCACGTGAAAGCAGACGGCGCGGGGCTTAG
- the RON10 gene encoding rhoptry neck protein RON10 (encoded by transcript TGME49_261750~Gene product name based on ToxoDB Community Expert Annotation.) produces MPEVNCLGAEPAFCNPSKCIFNLRLRGASPLVSIFVLTLLVAAPKLSPQWATATTVLKDQGFHAAIHHLGNNREGRRPESSSWGFSDQSPSAPRFAAIPKSVELSSFLQTDASPSSGGIWAGVKKYVELGTSGERHVAQDDNEKKTTNGDTAQGDMPSQEGATAAEAQPQEAKESEDAFSHETTGKVETETENKSEVYRHMAQEELRSARADLVKQTNGTPEEYEETGSFPSLCGSWQTVPSSPHFSSNKEFTRYSQQNASLLEGESDTADPLPYPTCQWLPRRGIHISERRTYGFKPNVVSIERLEFHSEEGCLPKHLAKVWRYSGYWDPQSAAKDPQTKSEEIPAKLSWSRVNIKMEVNALSRSQHLAPPDARSGEPTPVEAECLGDGDRMWIPPVRHMHLDLRDTCTRPHGNFLYSQPVPPEFIITPQEIPVSHEVLAHRLKRRLRARMSILQRKHTNSPDVPRDVSLKSEAEEAIASKWTDAVDQRFATRWRDYLVQQNLWIEKVCQWHLLRESCLVPPPLAGPTPPEHHKDKGDGKKEHESQCYIPSVRHSLTRENGIDYLDVPLFPFTEDAEHVRLRKVGGCNPHLQVDLRQNKDASKLAEEQERHSADEELASVAVTSKSIHPHNHASSPGVNQGAAGGTAIPVPSVTDAKNVNTHERAENAPDAVAPEMLAQNVPTDEAGQQDAAKLGSQDEATIKPVAQQDIPVEKATSTDATESVETPVEKIGENSQEEPAAVEQPSSVEGQTEPDQQPSDEEAQKDGAENETPESTGETAETPAAEIPEQEAESAAPAVDASSSDAAGPAATEAPDQETGEANEEASSATEDSS; encoded by the exons ATGCCTGAGGTTAACTGCCTCGGTGCAGAACCTGCATTCTGCAACCCCTCCAAATGTATTTTCAACCTTCGTCTCCGTGGGGCCTCTCCTCTTGTTTCCATCTTTGTCTTGACTCTTCTTGTCGCTGCGCCAAAGTTGAGTCCTCAGTGGGCCACCGCGACGACCGTTTTAAAGGACCAGGGCTTCCATGCGGCAATTCACCATTTGGGAAATAACAGGGAAGGGAGGCGCCCTGAGTCGTCTTCTTGGGGATTCTCAG ACCAGTCTCCCTCAGCTCCCAGGTTTGCAGCAATCCCGAAGTCAGTCGAGctgtcctctttcctccagaCTGATGCCTCACCCTCCAGCGGAGGCATCTGGGCTGGCGTAAAGAAATACGTCGAGCTCGGCACCAGTGGCGAGCGGCACGTAGCCCAAGATGATAatgagaaaaagacaacgaaTGGCGATACTGCTCAAGGGGACATGCCTTCGCAGGAAGGTGCCACTGCGGCAGAAGCACAGCCGCAAGAAGCAAAGGAGTCGGAAGATGCATTTTCACACGAAACCACAggaaaggtggagacagaaacggaaaaTAAATCGGAAGTGTACCGCCACATGGCCCAGGAAGAGCTACGAAGCGCCAGGGCCGATTTGGTCAAGCAAACAAACGGAACACCGGAAGAGtacgaggagacaggaagctttccttccctctgtgGGTCATGGCAG ACAGTACCGTCTTCGCCGCACTTCTCCTCAAATAAGGAGTTCACGCGCTACAGCCAGCAAAATGCCAGCCTTTTGGAAGGCGAGTCGGACACAGCAGATCCCTTACCGTATCCAACATGCCAGTGGCTACCGCGACGCGGCATTCACATTTCCGAGAGGCGTACTTACGGGTTCAAACCAAATGTCGTCAGCATAGAACGCCTCGAGTTCCATTCTGAAGAGGGATGCCTACCGAAACACCTGGCAAAAG TCTGGCGTTACTCGGGATACTGGGACCCGCAGTCTGCGGCAAAAGATCCGCAGACGAAATCAGAGGAAATCCCAGCAAAG CTTTCCTGGTCAAGAGTAAACATCAAGATGGAAGTCAATGCTCTATCGCGCTCACAGCACCTGGCGCCACCCGATGCGCGTTCAGGGGAGCCGACGCCTGTAGAGGCGGAGTGCTTGGGCGATGGAGACCGCATGTGGATTCCGCCGGTAAGGCACATGCACTTGGATCTTCGAGACACATGCACGCGACCTCACGGAAATTTCCTTTATTCTCAACCAGTACCACCTGAGTTCATCATCACGCCTCAAGAGATCCCCGTCAGCCACGAAGTGTTGGCGCATCGACTCAAACGCCGACTGCGGGCACGGATGAGTATTCTGCAACGGAAACACACGAACTCTCCTGATGTGCCGCGCGACGTCTCTCTAAAATCCGAGGCGGAGGAAGCGATTGCAAGCAAATGGACTGACGCCGTTGACCAGCGATTCGCCACCCGGTGGAGAGACTACTTGGTTCAACAGAACCTTTGGATCGA AAAAGTGTGCCAGTGGCATTTGCTCCGAGAAAGCTGTTTGGTCCCGCCTCCCTTGGCAGGTCCCACTCCACCGGAACATCACAAGGATAAAGGAGACGGCAAGAAGGAGCACGAGAGCCAGTGCTACATTCCATCAGTCCGACACTCTCTGACCCGAGAGAATGGCATTGACTACCTCGAtgttcctctgtttccttttaCCGAAGACGCTGAACACG TGCGGCTACGCAAAGTCGGCGGTTGTAATCCCCACTTACAAGTTGACTTACGACAGAACAAAGACGCTAGTAAATTGGCTGAAGAACAGGAACGGCACTccgcagacgaagagttAGCCTCCGTTGCAGTTACTTCGAAGAGTATTCACCCTCACAACCACGCATCGTCGCCTGGTGTGAATCAGGGTGCCGCGGGAGGAACCGCGATTCCCGTGCCCAGTGTAACGGATGCGAAAAACGTTAATACACATGAACGTGCAGAAAACGCACCAGACGCTGTTGCACCGGAGATGCTGGCTCAGAACGTCCCGACTGATGAAGCTGGGCAGCAGGACGCAGCCAAGCTCGGCAGTCAAGATGAAGCAACTATCAAACCTGTGGCACAACAAGACATCCCGGTGGAAAAAGCTACCTCCACAGATGCGACAGAGTCGGTTGAAACGCCTGTTGAGAAGATTGGTGAAAACTCGCAGGAGGAGCCTGCGGCTGTCGAGCAGCCGTCGTCAGTAGAGGGACAGACGGAGCCAGACCAGCAGCCCAGTGACGAGGAAGCCCAAAAGGATGGTGCTGAAAACGAGACACCAGAATCTACGGGTgaaacagcagagacaccagcTGCAGAGATTCCAGagcaagaagcagagagtgcAGCTCCCGCCGTCGATGCTAGTTCGTCGGACGCAGCCGGTCCGGCAGCCACAGAGGCACCCGACCAGGAGACGGGTGAAGCAAACGAGGAAGCATCTTCGGCGACAGAAGACTCTTCTTAA
- a CDS encoding hypothetical protein (encoded by transcript TGME49_261740~Signal peptide predicted by SignalP 2.0 HMM (probability 0.672) with cleavage site probability 0.413 at residue 21~Predicted trans-membrane domain (TMHMM2.0):6-26), with translation MTLKIRMICLAAVGVLIGGVAITTVFKPVSPECTVHSFSIGLISADALRIRASHSSSKGEEGDGEKHKDKSSEEGAGDRDREEERDGEGEGSEKGPQPSPSGKPLQRRDAGYWKKNSDSGKHERVKGRKRK, from the coding sequence ATGACGCTCAAGATCCGTATGATTTGTCTCGCCGCCGTCGGGGTGCTGATTGGGGGAGTCGCAATAACAACAGTTTTCAAGCCAGTAAGCCCGGAGTGTACCGTGCATTCTTTCAGCATAGGCCTTATATCTGCCGACGCACTTCGGATAAGGGCTTCACACTCAAGTTCcaaaggtgaagaaggtgACGGGGAAAAGCACAAAGACAAGAGctctgaagaaggcgcaggcgaCCGTGAcagggaggaggaaagagatggagaaggagaaggaagtgaaaaAGGACCTCAGCCTTCCCCGTCAGGGAAGCCGCTGCAGCGGCGGGACGCTGGTTATTGGAAAAAAAACTCGGATAGTGGCAAGCATGAACGTGTGAAAGGTCGAAAAAGAAAGTAG